A single Deltaproteobacteria bacterium DNA region contains:
- a CDS encoding TatD family hydrolase — MLELIDTHCHLTSFDAERLSQVLINAESRNVKKMLCVGAGMGDDSPGLAVSLANKYSNIWASVGVHPHGAASVANVSHLSRLAADKRVVAIGETGLDFFRDWAPKESQVELFVSSIVLAREYKKPLIIHTRDALEETFAIMEREKAWEVGGVVHCFAGDADFAERLRDINFKVSFPGSITFKKADKLRTVVKQIPLEQIMLETDTPFMAPEPFRGKDSEPMHVYEVAKKIAELRELPIEEIARVTSKNAMELFKFCDYTVSKK; from the coding sequence GTGTTGGAATTAATCGATACACATTGTCACTTGACTTCGTTCGATGCGGAAAGACTTTCTCAAGTGTTAATCAATGCCGAGAGTCGCAATGTTAAGAAAATGCTTTGCGTTGGTGCTGGCATGGGAGATGATTCTCCAGGTCTAGCGGTTTCTTTGGCGAATAAGTATTCAAACATTTGGGCCAGTGTTGGGGTTCATCCCCACGGGGCTGCTAGTGTTGCGAATGTTTCACATTTAAGCCGTCTCGCTGCGGACAAGCGGGTCGTAGCTATTGGGGAAACTGGTTTGGATTTTTTTCGCGATTGGGCTCCTAAGGAAAGCCAGGTAGAGCTCTTTGTAAGTAGCATTGTCCTTGCTCGTGAATACAAGAAGCCTTTAATTATTCATACTCGCGATGCCTTAGAAGAGACGTTTGCAATTATGGAGAGGGAGAAAGCCTGGGAGGTGGGAGGTGTAGTGCACTGCTTTGCGGGAGATGCGGATTTTGCAGAAAGGTTAAGAGATATAAACTTTAAAGTTTCCTTTCCCGGAAGTATTACTTTTAAGAAAGCAGATAAGCTGCGAACGGTAGTTAAGCAGATTCCTTTAGAGCAGATAATGCTAGAAACTGATACGCCTTTTATGGCTCCAGAACCATTTAGAGGTAAGGACAGTGAACCAATGCACGTCTATGAAGTGGCAAAAAAAATTGCGGAATTAAGGGAGTTACCTATCGAGGAGATTGCTAGGGTTACTAGCAAGAATGCTATGGAGCTTTTTAAATTTTGTGACTATACCGTTTCCAAAAAGTAA